One segment of Triticum aestivum cultivar Chinese Spring chromosome 2A, IWGSC CS RefSeq v2.1, whole genome shotgun sequence DNA contains the following:
- the LOC123189960 gene encoding probable serine/threonine-protein kinase PBL19, with protein sequence MVGMGGFGCVYRGALRLPGGNPHGTAVAVKKLNPNGGQGHKEWLAEVQFLGIVEHPNLVKLVGYCATQTDQGPQRLLVYEFMPNKTLDDHLFNPEHPVLPWDVRLQVALGAAEGLLYLHEGLELQIIYRDFKAANILLDEEFRPKLSDFGLAREGPSEGQTHVSTVVMGTYGYAAPDYVQTGHLTTKSDVWSFGVVMYEILTARCSVEKKRPKNEQKLLEWVRRHPADSEQFGKIIDTRLEGRYSMRGAREIAKLANSCLAKYAKDRPAMVEVVERLKLAMQHKELDGQDVRSLEESSLLHEAPTTPPMEDEAAVSARRRMLHLAALGENANAHARRRLMLMRAAAPRTCTVPSLSS encoded by the exons ATGGTCGGCATGGGCGGCTTCGGGTGCGTCTACAGGGGCGCCCTCCGCCTCCCCGGCGGGAACCCCCACGGCACGGCGGTCGCCGTCAAGAAGCTCAACCCCAACGGCGGCCAG GGACACAAGGAATGGCTGGCCGAGGTCCAATTCCTCGGCATCGTCGAGCACCCGAACCTCGTCAAGCTCGTCGGCTACTGCGCAACGCAGACCGATCAAGGGCCGCAGAGGCTTCTGGTCTATGAGTTCATGCCCAACAAGACCCTGGACGACCACCTGTTCAACCCAGAGCACCCTGTCCTCCCATGGGACGTCAGGTTGCAGGTAGCATTGGGTGCTGCTGAAGGGTTACTGTATCTCCACGAGGGCCTTGAGCTTCAG ATTATATACCGCGATTTCAAGGCTGCAAACATACTGTTGGATGAGGAGTTCAGACCCAAACTTTCAGACTTTGGATTAGCAAGGGAGGGGCCATCCGAAGGTCAAACCCATGTATCTACAGTG GTAATGGGAACCTACGGCTACGCAGCTCCAGACTATGTCCAGACAGGGCATCTCACCACCAAGAGCGACGTCTGGAGCTTCGGAGTGGTAATGTATGAAATCCTCACGGCTCGATGCTCGGTAGAGAAAAAACGCCCCAAGAACGAACAGAAGCTCCTGGAGTGGGTGAGGCGGCACCCAGCCGACAGCGAACAGTTCGGCAAGATCATCGACACAAGGCTTGAAGGGAGATACTCCATGAGAGGAGCAAGAGAGATCGCCAAGCTGGCCAACAGCTGCCTTGCAAAGTATGCAAAGGACCGCCCCGCAATGGTGGAGGTGGTCGAGAGGCTGAAGCTGGCAATGCAGCACAAGGAATTGGATGGTCAGGATGTCCGTTCACTGGAAGAAAGCTCGCTTCTTCATGAGGCACCAACGACACCACCCATGGAGGATGAGGCTGCGGTGTCGGCAAGGCGGCGGATGCTTCATTTGGCTGCCCTAGGTGAGAATGCAAATGCTCATGCAAGGAGAAGGTTGATGCTCATGAGGGCAGCTGCTCCTCGGACGTGTACCGTGCCAT